Proteins encoded in a region of the Paenibacillus sp. W2I17 genome:
- a CDS encoding ABC transporter permease has product MKEHTLETPHKRRSTRVKQRWNMQRNWTLHMMLIPAVLLALVFQYIPMGGIVIAFQDFKPYLGFSESKWVGWDNFRYLFLYPDVGQVIWNTLVIAFFKIIAGLFAPFLFAILLNEVRLTAFKRVSQTLVYLPHFLSWVILGGILLDILSPQGGMVNQLVEAFGGEPIFFLGDGTWFRITLILSDVWKEFGFGTIVFLASLSGINPALYEAAEVDGANRFKQTLHITIPALMPITIVLMTLSIGNILNAGFDQVFNLYNPLVYDKGDIIDTFVYRLGILNGKMSFATAVGLFKSVVATILIVISYRMAYKLANYRVF; this is encoded by the coding sequence GTGAAGGAACATACGTTAGAAACGCCGCATAAACGGCGCTCCACCAGGGTTAAACAGCGCTGGAATATGCAACGGAACTGGACCTTGCATATGATGCTCATTCCAGCTGTATTGCTGGCACTGGTGTTTCAGTACATACCGATGGGTGGCATTGTAATTGCTTTTCAGGATTTCAAACCATACTTGGGATTTTCTGAATCCAAATGGGTGGGTTGGGACAATTTCCGATATTTATTCTTATATCCAGACGTAGGTCAGGTGATCTGGAATACGCTGGTCATTGCATTTTTCAAAATCATTGCAGGACTGTTCGCTCCATTCCTGTTTGCCATTTTGCTCAATGAAGTGCGCTTGACGGCATTCAAGAGAGTAAGTCAAACGCTTGTGTATCTACCGCATTTCCTATCATGGGTTATTCTCGGTGGTATTCTGCTCGATATCCTGTCTCCTCAGGGAGGCATGGTGAACCAACTTGTCGAAGCCTTTGGCGGAGAACCGATCTTCTTCCTTGGAGACGGTACATGGTTCCGGATAACGCTGATCCTCAGTGATGTGTGGAAAGAATTTGGTTTTGGTACGATCGTATTTCTGGCTTCTCTCTCAGGAATTAATCCTGCACTCTACGAGGCTGCCGAGGTGGATGGGGCCAACCGATTTAAACAGACGCTGCACATTACAATTCCGGCATTGATGCCGATCACAATTGTATTGATGACGCTCTCTATCGGCAACATCTTGAACGCCGGTTTTGATCAGGTATTCAACTTGTACAATCCGCTTGTGTATGACAAAGGCGACATCATTGACACCTTTGTATATCGACTCGGTATTCTGAACGGGAAGATGAGTTTTGCCACAGCAGTAGGATTGTTCAAATCTGTGGTTGCTACCATTTTGATTGTTATATCTTACAGAATGGCTTACAAACTAGCTAATTATCGAGTTTTCTAG
- a CDS encoding alpha/beta hydrolase yields MAETVDVTTTGTKGRKKRNLWLKIIGGIVGALVLFMGITFVVHTISNGAEKKKIESYGQYVNVDGKNMNVSIQGSGEQTIVLLPGQGTPSPVLDFKLLIDELTPDYKVVAIEPFGYGLSDQTEKERTTENIVSEIHEAVEQLGIDRYILMGHSITGLYAATYVNTYPDEVSAFVGIDSSVPNQPGMDVKLPLNLMKFLQKSGLMRVLNKVSGDSYASLAYDEHTKEQMKLISNQVSTNPTLVNELKHLGSNFKNGEKLTYPRDLPVLLFVLSNNEKNPQWIPLHEEQVKQSAQGKMIPMEGSHYLHHTKYKEIAEEFKSYMKQIQ; encoded by the coding sequence ATGGCAGAAACAGTGGATGTAACAACAACGGGGACTAAGGGCCGTAAAAAACGGAACTTATGGTTAAAAATAATAGGTGGTATTGTCGGCGCGCTGGTGCTGTTCATGGGCATCACGTTTGTCGTTCATACGATAAGTAATGGGGCCGAGAAAAAGAAAATCGAATCGTACGGCCAATATGTCAATGTCGATGGGAAGAATATGAATGTGTCCATTCAAGGAAGCGGCGAACAAACCATCGTGCTACTTCCCGGACAAGGGACCCCGTCGCCAGTACTTGATTTCAAATTGTTAATCGATGAATTGACGCCTGATTACAAAGTTGTGGCGATTGAGCCTTTCGGTTATGGATTAAGCGACCAGACCGAAAAGGAGAGAACCACCGAGAATATTGTTAGTGAAATTCATGAAGCTGTAGAGCAGCTCGGTATAGATCGTTATATTCTGATGGGGCATTCCATCACGGGACTGTACGCAGCGACGTATGTGAACACGTATCCGGATGAAGTCTCTGCTTTTGTCGGAATCGATAGCAGTGTTCCGAATCAACCTGGCATGGATGTTAAATTACCTTTGAACCTAATGAAATTCCTTCAAAAATCGGGCTTAATGAGAGTACTCAATAAAGTGAGTGGTGATTCATATGCATCACTTGCATACGATGAACATACCAAAGAACAGATGAAGTTGATTTCGAATCAAGTCTCGACAAATCCGACATTAGTTAATGAGCTTAAACACCTGGGTTCCAATTTCAAAAATGGAGAAAAACTCACGTATCCTCGTGATCTGCCAGTGCTTCTCTTTGTTCTTTCCAATAACGAGAAAAACCCGCAGTGGATTCCGCTGCATGAGGAGCAAGTGAAACAATCCGCGCAAGGAAAAATGATCCCAATGGAAGGTTCACATTACCTGCATCATACGAAATACAAAGAAATCGCCGAGGAATTCAAATCTTACATGAAACAAATCCAATAG
- a CDS encoding carbohydrate ABC transporter permease gives MYYKTKGYRIFSIANYTFLGILSILCILPIIHILAVSFSSMAPASSNLVTFWPIGFTTDAYVKTFGNSNFINSLIVSLKRTVIATIIGMVIMLITAFPLSKEDISFKGRSLYTWFFVFTILFSGGLIPSYILIQKLGLMNTIWALILPGALSVWNVILMMNFFRGLPKELEEAAYLDGAGHIKTLILVYVPLSLPAIATLSLFTMVYQWNSWFDGMIYMSDIKNYPLASLLQTIIVQQDLSKINVDPSMLENISQRTVRAAQIFIGALPILMVYPFLQRFFVKGIVIGAVKE, from the coding sequence TTGTATTATAAAACAAAAGGATACCGCATATTCAGCATTGCCAATTATACTTTTCTTGGCATCTTATCAATACTTTGCATTTTACCAATTATTCATATACTAGCTGTTTCATTCAGCAGTATGGCGCCAGCATCATCAAACCTGGTTACCTTCTGGCCCATTGGGTTCACAACGGACGCATACGTGAAAACATTCGGGAATTCGAACTTCATCAACTCCTTGATCGTGTCACTTAAACGAACTGTAATTGCGACGATCATCGGTATGGTCATCATGCTCATTACCGCGTTTCCGTTGTCGAAGGAAGATATCAGTTTTAAAGGTCGCTCCTTATATACGTGGTTTTTCGTATTTACCATTTTGTTTAGCGGCGGTTTGATTCCAAGTTACATTCTGATCCAGAAGCTTGGCTTGATGAATACAATCTGGGCACTAATTCTGCCTGGCGCACTGTCCGTGTGGAACGTTATTCTCATGATGAACTTCTTCCGCGGTCTGCCCAAAGAACTTGAAGAAGCAGCCTATTTGGATGGAGCAGGTCATATCAAAACGTTGATTCTGGTCTACGTACCACTGTCGCTTCCAGCTATCGCAACCTTGTCCTTATTTACGATGGTGTATCAGTGGAACTCCTGGTTCGACGGCATGATCTATATGTCTGATATTAAAAATTATCCACTTGCTTCTCTATTACAGACCATTATCGTTCAGCAAGATCTCAGCAAAATCAACGTCGATCCTTCCATGTTGGAGAATATCTCGCAGCGAACTGTACGCGCAGCACAGATCTTTATCGGCGCGCTTCCGATCCTGATGGTATACCCGTTTTTACAACGTTTCTTCGTTAAGGGGATCGTTATTGGAGCAGTTAAGGAATAG
- a CDS encoding DUF6254 family protein: MADQKKRKEAAWKSRKQEQHPHGKIKSLKELSSEYEEKPTTN; this comes from the coding sequence ATGGCTGACCAGAAGAAAAGAAAAGAAGCTGCCTGGAAGTCACGAAAGCAAGAACAGCATCCCCATGGCAAAATCAAATCGCTTAAAGAATTATCCAGCGAATATGAAGAGAAACCTACTACGAATTAA
- a CDS encoding sensor histidine kinase, which produces MFTRLNVFTKITLLFVMLLILVLFLYTYSNRESVRVIEHEIQNNTMNHLSTFADSVESNIYQLSLYGMSIGQDSSIQEYQRPDYKDIPYERVKVGSAILEKMNLYNAASKWHSTITLYFPRMQKVISTDYYAYIPYMDDEFKEPLSQSWTYADNQFIWYTTDPTTAMARPSKARLITKISFPVHHLTALLNQNKLNNKGDPFMFHPDYGLISNSSGKETLNAILPSLKEAKLQASGGFSTTLNKTEYYVSYIQSKSLGWYYVDYVPMQQILKPITSSRNLFYASIAVLIVMSVVVLYTLYRSVQLPLLQLVKGTNRLSTGDFSVRLHHSARNEFSLLFARFNIMAQRIQELIENVYEEKLRSREATLKQLQSQINPHFLYNCLFYIKNMARMKNEKAVVAMALNLGEYYRYITRSEKDQATLREELTMVKNYLEIQSLRLERMHFTIDVPHDILDKTVPRLTLQPIIENAIIHGLEPKSVDGEIKIYADCEDDVYTIIVEDSGLGMSEKQLDHLRDNLLKPLDENMGCGTWNVHQRLSFLYGEGSGLSYDHSSMGGIKVNITWHDNTDK; this is translated from the coding sequence TTGTTCACACGTTTGAATGTCTTTACCAAAATTACACTGTTATTTGTGATGCTGCTTATTCTGGTGCTGTTTCTCTATACATACTCGAACCGGGAAAGCGTGCGTGTTATCGAACACGAGATTCAGAACAATACGATGAATCATCTCTCAACATTTGCTGATTCAGTAGAATCCAATATTTACCAACTGTCATTGTATGGGATGTCTATTGGGCAAGATTCGAGTATTCAGGAATATCAACGTCCCGACTACAAGGACATTCCCTATGAACGTGTGAAAGTTGGAAGCGCCATTCTGGAGAAAATGAATCTGTACAACGCAGCAAGCAAATGGCATTCGACCATCACACTATACTTCCCAAGGATGCAAAAAGTGATATCAACGGATTATTATGCTTACATTCCGTACATGGATGATGAATTTAAGGAGCCTCTCTCGCAATCCTGGACCTATGCCGACAATCAGTTTATCTGGTACACCACCGATCCAACGACAGCGATGGCGAGACCTAGCAAAGCCAGATTGATTACCAAAATCAGTTTTCCAGTTCATCACTTAACTGCACTTCTTAATCAAAACAAGTTAAATAATAAAGGTGACCCGTTTATGTTCCATCCCGATTATGGATTAATCAGCAATAGTTCTGGAAAAGAAACCTTGAACGCAATTCTGCCTTCCCTGAAAGAAGCAAAACTGCAGGCCAGCGGTGGATTCAGTACAACGTTGAACAAAACGGAATATTACGTCTCTTATATTCAATCCAAGAGCCTCGGCTGGTATTATGTTGACTATGTGCCTATGCAGCAAATTTTGAAACCGATTACGAGCAGCCGGAATCTTTTTTACGCTTCAATTGCCGTTCTGATCGTGATGAGCGTTGTTGTATTATATACACTCTACCGAAGTGTGCAGCTTCCACTCTTACAGTTGGTAAAAGGGACGAATCGCTTGTCCACCGGGGACTTTTCCGTCCGGCTTCATCATTCTGCACGCAATGAGTTCAGCCTGTTATTTGCACGTTTCAACATCATGGCTCAACGAATTCAAGAACTAATCGAGAATGTATATGAGGAGAAATTAAGAAGTCGGGAAGCCACGCTCAAACAGTTGCAATCGCAGATTAATCCGCATTTTTTATATAACTGCCTGTTCTATATCAAGAACATGGCCCGAATGAAAAATGAGAAGGCCGTGGTAGCCATGGCACTGAATCTGGGGGAGTATTACCGATACATAACCAGGTCCGAAAAGGATCAAGCCACGCTTCGTGAAGAGCTGACAATGGTCAAAAATTATTTGGAAATCCAGTCACTTCGTCTGGAACGAATGCATTTTACAATCGACGTGCCCCATGATATTTTAGATAAAACAGTTCCCAGACTAACCCTCCAGCCTATTATTGAGAACGCTATTATTCATGGTCTGGAGCCCAAATCGGTAGATGGTGAGATTAAAATCTATGCGGACTGCGAGGATGATGTGTACACAATTATCGTGGAGGACAGCGGGCTTGGCATGTCTGAGAAACAGCTTGATCATCTGAGAGATAATCTTCTTAAACCACTGGATGAGAATATGGGATGTGGTACATGGAATGTCCATCAGCGTTTATCTTTTCTGTACGGTGAAGGATCTGGACTATCTTATGATCATTCTTCAATGGGTGGGATTAAAGTTAACATCACGTGGCACGACAATACAGACAAGTAG
- a CDS encoding NCS2 family permease, producing the protein MDKWFKLKERGTTIPTEIIAGVTTFFTMVYIVIVNPGILSSTGMDFNGVFIATVLASIVGTLIMGIWSNYPIVIAPGMGLNAFFAYSVVAGYGVSWQVALGAVFIAGILFIILSLTSFRYMLLDAIPASLKHAITAGIGLFITTVGLQNAGIIADSESNLITIGNLAEPMAYLTIIGLIITVVLMAYNVKGYLFIGMVVTAILAWIMGLFQMPESIVSMPQGLASTALQLDLAGVFSNGLYTIIFTFLLITLFDTTGTMLGVAEQAGLLKDGKFPRSRGALLADAVGTTSGALLGTSPTSAYIESSTGVAAGGRTGLTAVTVSVLLALTLFFTPIVSVISSIPAITSPALIIVGYFMINVISKIKWDDLEEAFPAFLIIILTPLTHSIATGIGVGFIFYPVLKLLRGKGKDVHPIFYIFAVLFFIQLVFLDH; encoded by the coding sequence ATGGACAAATGGTTCAAACTTAAAGAACGAGGCACGACCATCCCCACAGAAATTATCGCAGGGGTTACAACATTTTTCACAATGGTATACATAGTTATCGTAAACCCAGGAATACTCAGCAGCACAGGCATGGACTTTAACGGAGTATTCATAGCAACGGTACTGGCAAGTATTGTGGGTACTCTGATTATGGGAATATGGTCCAATTATCCAATCGTCATCGCACCAGGTATGGGCCTGAATGCATTCTTTGCCTATAGCGTAGTTGCCGGATATGGCGTATCTTGGCAGGTTGCACTGGGAGCCGTATTTATAGCAGGGATTTTGTTTATTATTTTATCACTGACTTCATTCCGTTACATGTTGCTTGATGCAATTCCTGCTAGCTTAAAACATGCCATAACCGCAGGGATCGGATTGTTTATTACAACGGTAGGTTTGCAAAATGCCGGGATTATTGCCGATTCAGAATCGAATTTGATTACGATCGGAAACTTGGCTGAGCCAATGGCTTATCTGACCATTATCGGATTGATTATTACCGTTGTGCTGATGGCTTACAATGTGAAAGGTTACCTTTTCATCGGAATGGTGGTAACAGCGATACTTGCCTGGATCATGGGACTATTCCAAATGCCGGAATCGATTGTATCCATGCCTCAAGGCCTCGCGTCAACGGCTTTGCAACTGGATCTGGCAGGGGTATTCTCGAATGGTTTGTATACGATCATATTTACGTTCCTGCTGATCACGCTGTTTGATACGACGGGCACGATGCTCGGCGTTGCTGAACAAGCAGGATTGCTTAAGGATGGTAAATTTCCACGCTCGCGTGGCGCATTATTGGCAGATGCCGTAGGAACAACCTCAGGTGCTTTGCTCGGAACAAGTCCAACATCGGCTTACATCGAATCCAGCACAGGGGTAGCTGCAGGAGGAAGAACGGGACTGACAGCGGTAACGGTAAGTGTTCTGCTTGCGCTGACGTTGTTCTTCACACCAATCGTAAGTGTAATATCAAGCATTCCGGCGATTACTTCTCCGGCACTGATCATTGTTGGATACTTTATGATCAACGTTATCAGCAAAATCAAATGGGATGATCTCGAAGAAGCATTTCCTGCCTTCCTGATTATCATCCTTACTCCATTGACGCATAGTATTGCGACAGGCATCGGCGTAGGTTTCATCTTTTATCCGGTACTTAAGCTGCTTCGTGGAAAAGGTAAAGATGTTCATCCAATCTTCTACATTTTTGCGGTATTGTTCTTCATTCAGCTTGTGTTCCTGGACCACTAA
- a CDS encoding carbohydrate binding domain-containing protein — MRKGLACMVAWSLMASLVYPATAGAESVQGQAEVGNVQAKSLHFSVPYTDLTEHWSQSAVTRLQDLNLLKGYTDGAFKPSQVISRAEFVMILDRAFGFTGNAATGSYADMTSDDWYYDVMVRANGSGIIEGTDREHLSPQQPITRQDAAVMVDRAFQLSAATNEDSEQLKFDDADDISSYAKKALTYLVNENILKGFQGKLNPKAPITRAETATMLSAMIADVKSAPGIYGSRVNGNLIIKSTDVTLKNMVVNGNLLLAEGIGEGSVVLQGVTVTGSVIIKGGGSHSININNSKLNRVVVDKRGEPVRVAITEESNIQEMHVKQKSILEISSNSLIDSMNIHAEASQTQMDTKGTIQKLSVDADDVVINGEKVKQGLRTSMVGEAQQPASSQPGGSTNVTSTPTPSSPDGQSPSTPSTPSNPAGEKPVPATTIPHDQWELVWNDEFNGPSIDSSKWTVQDTGLVYNNEMQYYSPDNTRITKDQNRSVLQIEAKKGPKNGKDYSSGKLISMGKGDWTYGKVVVRAKLPIEKGMWPAIWMMPTDEAHYGGWPASGEIDIMELIGGKESNNKVYSTLHYDSVKPDGSHGHDQGSLTLPKGETFADDYHDFQVEWLPGMIRFYVDGKLHHEVTNWQTKAAGQPEYYTFPAPFDRPFYLILNLAVGGDWPGAPESNFTSEKMNVDFVRVYSYKNIDTWPDVTTNPIEPVQQRDPQADGNQIYNDRFAEGSEDNGVPLQWKFITNADGAGSVKVVTDEQKGKAAEVTIDASGTENYSVQLTQMPMYIKKNKKYKIQFDAKASANRTIMSKLNQFEKSWTNYSGDNTFALTTDWQSYDYTFNMRDGTDNNARFEFNLGLDDTTVWFANVRLIEVGEADPLTVERNALPDGNFIYNGTFDQGKERLGFWSSSIQDSAAANISVNNFSKFPIMERQLVVDVTQTNGDPQQVSVNQPDLKLEANTTYGFSLDAKADTTRSIDIDVVSSTGHTVEVHQGQNLSLNQEMKTFTGEIIIGDGASIAQSELRLLFGSSKGKVYVDNVRLTKRGKPLSVNGYAHVPATEAWMMQGLQLEDSVEGGKHVSYMDQGDLLQYKIDVAHDGVYVLSARMASGKSDSKVQFSIQDEQGTTVAQSDLSLGDTGGWQTYKTVYFPGVNLTAGKPYYVNFEGADYNTRWVDISQNKIQNSELTADLNHWELIPDHLTASHNEGEGLTIKLPGTSEHWWDALLQQGQIKLDANKTYRFTFEASASSPKSMQAVLSQNAGDFVKYFEEEVELTADQKSYSYTFTMGDTSDSAAMLAFGLGYPLSTGEHSIHIKNVQLYEVNPNADQGGQPAHVNLIPNGDFSKGEEGWFTHADGNAADLEMQVNNQQLQAKIGHAGQHPWDRQVINEGFGIQQGFKYKLTFKAKAVKSRKLGLGIGWVDAAANYEWHGFFGARVDLTPEEQEFTYTFDATEASYANTRISFDLGNIDGVQDGDTTVSLSEVSLINLGPAN; from the coding sequence ATGAGAAAAGGACTGGCCTGTATGGTGGCATGGAGTTTAATGGCTTCTCTCGTTTATCCAGCAACTGCTGGAGCAGAAAGTGTACAGGGTCAAGCGGAGGTGGGAAATGTGCAGGCGAAAAGCCTGCACTTCTCTGTTCCCTATACAGACCTGACTGAGCATTGGTCACAATCTGCAGTTACACGGTTGCAAGACTTGAATTTATTGAAAGGTTATACGGACGGTGCATTCAAGCCCAGTCAGGTCATTAGCCGAGCTGAATTCGTCATGATTCTGGATCGGGCCTTTGGTTTCACCGGTAATGCGGCGACTGGTTCATATGCGGATATGACTTCAGACGATTGGTATTATGACGTGATGGTACGAGCGAATGGTTCTGGCATCATCGAAGGGACAGACCGTGAACATCTGTCACCACAACAACCGATTACACGCCAAGATGCAGCGGTTATGGTAGATCGAGCTTTTCAACTTTCAGCGGCTACAAATGAAGATAGTGAACAATTGAAATTTGATGATGCAGATGATATTTCCAGTTATGCAAAGAAAGCGCTTACCTATCTGGTGAACGAAAATATTCTTAAAGGTTTCCAAGGCAAATTAAATCCCAAAGCACCGATTACACGAGCAGAGACGGCAACAATGTTGTCGGCGATGATTGCAGATGTGAAAAGTGCTCCTGGTATATATGGGTCCCGGGTGAATGGCAACTTGATTATTAAATCAACGGATGTCACGTTGAAAAATATGGTTGTTAATGGAAATCTGCTGCTGGCAGAAGGCATTGGCGAGGGATCTGTTGTTCTTCAGGGCGTAACGGTTACAGGAAGTGTCATCATTAAAGGCGGAGGCAGCCATTCCATCAACATTAACAACTCCAAGCTGAATCGAGTAGTCGTTGACAAGCGAGGGGAACCCGTCAGAGTTGCCATTACGGAAGAAAGTAACATTCAGGAGATGCATGTAAAGCAGAAATCCATTCTGGAGATCTCTTCAAACAGCCTGATTGATTCCATGAATATTCATGCAGAAGCGAGTCAGACTCAAATGGATACCAAAGGTACAATCCAAAAATTGAGTGTAGATGCCGATGATGTTGTGATCAACGGAGAGAAAGTAAAACAAGGATTGCGCACATCCATGGTGGGTGAAGCCCAACAACCTGCTTCATCGCAGCCTGGTGGTTCAACAAATGTGACAAGTACACCCACACCATCTTCTCCAGACGGGCAATCACCGTCTACACCATCGACACCAAGCAATCCGGCGGGCGAAAAACCGGTTCCAGCAACAACGATTCCGCATGATCAATGGGAGCTGGTCTGGAATGATGAGTTTAACGGACCTTCGATTGATTCTTCCAAATGGACCGTGCAGGATACAGGACTCGTTTATAACAATGAAATGCAATATTACAGCCCGGATAACACACGTATTACAAAAGATCAGAATCGAAGCGTGTTGCAGATTGAAGCAAAAAAGGGTCCGAAAAACGGTAAAGATTACAGCTCTGGCAAACTGATCTCCATGGGAAAAGGCGACTGGACCTACGGTAAAGTAGTTGTACGTGCGAAGCTTCCGATTGAAAAAGGCATGTGGCCTGCCATATGGATGATGCCAACAGATGAAGCACATTATGGTGGATGGCCTGCCTCTGGAGAAATCGATATTATGGAGTTAATTGGTGGCAAAGAAAGTAATAACAAGGTATATAGCACATTGCATTATGACAGTGTGAAGCCTGACGGCTCCCATGGACATGACCAGGGAAGTCTTACTCTTCCAAAGGGAGAAACTTTCGCTGACGATTATCATGATTTCCAAGTGGAATGGTTGCCGGGTATGATTCGTTTCTATGTGGATGGAAAGCTGCATCATGAAGTGACCAACTGGCAAACGAAGGCCGCGGGCCAACCCGAGTATTATACGTTCCCTGCACCATTTGATCGTCCATTCTATCTGATTCTGAATCTGGCAGTTGGAGGAGACTGGCCGGGGGCACCTGAAAGCAACTTCACTTCCGAAAAGATGAATGTTGATTTTGTGCGAGTATATTCTTACAAAAATATAGACACATGGCCTGATGTAACAACAAATCCCATCGAGCCTGTGCAACAGCGGGACCCACAAGCCGATGGCAATCAAATCTACAATGATCGTTTTGCGGAAGGATCTGAAGACAATGGAGTGCCTCTTCAGTGGAAATTCATCACAAATGCTGATGGAGCTGGCAGTGTCAAAGTTGTAACGGATGAGCAGAAAGGGAAAGCAGCAGAAGTTACCATTGATGCATCGGGTACTGAAAACTACTCGGTTCAACTCACTCAGATGCCGATGTACATCAAGAAAAACAAAAAGTACAAGATACAATTTGATGCGAAAGCATCTGCTAACCGTACAATCATGTCCAAACTGAACCAATTTGAAAAAAGTTGGACCAATTATTCGGGTGATAACACCTTTGCACTCACGACAGATTGGCAATCCTATGACTATACCTTCAATATGCGGGATGGCACGGATAACAATGCCAGATTCGAATTTAATCTGGGGTTGGATGATACAACCGTTTGGTTTGCCAATGTCAGACTGATCGAGGTGGGTGAAGCTGATCCGTTAACTGTCGAACGAAACGCGCTACCTGATGGCAACTTTATTTACAATGGCACATTCGATCAGGGCAAGGAGCGTCTGGGATTCTGGTCAAGCAGCATTCAGGACAGTGCGGCAGCCAATATAAGTGTAAATAACTTTTCGAAATTCCCGATTATGGAGCGCCAGCTGGTTGTTGATGTTACTCAAACGAATGGTGACCCACAACAAGTTTCGGTGAACCAACCGGATTTGAAGTTGGAAGCGAATACAACGTATGGTTTCTCCTTAGATGCCAAGGCAGATACAACGCGAAGCATCGATATTGATGTTGTCAGCAGTACTGGGCATACAGTAGAGGTTCATCAAGGACAAAACCTCTCCTTGAACCAAGAAATGAAAACATTTACCGGAGAAATCATCATTGGAGATGGAGCATCAATCGCACAATCCGAGCTAAGACTGTTATTTGGCAGTTCTAAAGGTAAGGTATACGTGGACAATGTTCGTCTGACGAAACGCGGAAAACCTCTGTCAGTGAATGGCTACGCACATGTACCTGCAACCGAAGCCTGGATGATGCAGGGCTTACAACTGGAGGACTCCGTAGAAGGAGGAAAACATGTCAGTTACATGGATCAGGGAGATCTGCTGCAATATAAAATCGATGTAGCTCACGACGGAGTTTATGTTCTGTCTGCCCGAATGGCCAGTGGAAAAAGTGATTCCAAGGTTCAGTTCAGCATTCAGGATGAACAAGGGACAACCGTTGCACAATCAGACCTGAGTCTAGGAGACACGGGTGGATGGCAAACATACAAAACGGTGTATTTTCCAGGGGTCAACTTGACAGCAGGCAAACCCTATTATGTGAATTTTGAAGGAGCAGATTATAATACACGTTGGGTGGATATTTCACAAAACAAAATTCAGAACAGTGAGCTAACAGCTGATCTGAATCATTGGGAGCTAATTCCTGATCATCTGACAGCCTCACATAACGAGGGCGAAGGATTAACGATTAAATTGCCTGGTACAAGTGAACATTGGTGGGATGCTTTGTTGCAACAAGGTCAGATCAAACTGGATGCAAACAAAACGTACCGATTTACCTTCGAGGCATCTGCTTCAAGTCCTAAATCCATGCAAGCGGTTCTTTCTCAGAATGCAGGCGATTTTGTGAAGTATTTTGAAGAAGAAGTGGAATTAACCGCCGATCAAAAGTCGTATAGTTACACCTTCACTATGGGGGATACTTCCGATTCGGCAGCTATGCTTGCATTTGGATTAGGATATCCGTTATCTACAGGTGAACACTCGATTCACATCAAAAACGTTCAATTATATGAAGTTAATCCAAATGCAGATCAAGGAGGGCAGCCAGCTCATGTTAACCTTATCCCCAATGGAGACTTCTCCAAAGGTGAGGAAGGCTGGTTTACCCATGCGGACGGTAATGCAGCGGACCTTGAGATGCAAGTTAACAATCAACAGCTTCAAGCCAAGATTGGTCATGCAGGACAGCATCCATGGGATCGTCAAGTCATCAATGAAGGATTTGGCATACAGCAAGGTTTTAAATATAAATTGACGTTTAAAGCCAAAGCGGTGAAGTCCAGGAAATTGGGTTTGGGGATTGGATGGGTCGACGCAGCTGCCAACTATGAATGGCATGGTTTCTTTGGGGCACGAGTTGATTTGACTCCAGAAGAACAGGAGTTCACGTATACATTTGATGCAACAGAAGCCAGCTATGCGAATACTCGAATTTCATTTGATCTGGGTAACATTGATGGTGTGCAAGATGGCGACACTACCGTCTCATTATCCGAAGTTAGCTTGATTAATCTGGGGCCTGCCAATTAG